In a genomic window of Sulfurisphaera tokodaii str. 7:
- the leuS gene encoding leucine--tRNA ligase, producing MSAKEFVDFLTSIAEKWQKEWEKAKIFEANPDRTRNKFFTTVAFPYPNSPFHLGHGRTYVTCDIYARYMRMKGYNVLFPMGFHYTGTPIIAMADDVAKGDKELIDIFKNIYEIPDNVISKLADPLFMANYFRDEIKKAMKEIGLSIDWRREFTTIDPEFSSFIVWQFNKLQEKGYIVRDTHPVGWCPVHHIPVGMHDTKGDMEPEIGEFVLIYFNSDLGILPAATLRPETVFGAIGIWVNPDVTYSIIELDGKKMIVSERAAFKLTFQFDNIKNLGSIKGSELTKYKAVNPITGKEIPIMAADFVDPNVATGIVMSVPAHAPFDYYYLKKNKQQDMQIVSVIQVEGQGDTLAKDLVEKTNPKNKDDLQKLTEQVYRIEYNKGKMKDVSSLVKPEFVNYFKSFIGLSVPEARQKVTEFLIEKGLGRKIYEIMNRPVYCRCGNEVVVKILKDQWFLDYGNPQWKALAKKLISNMKFIPPEIRKDFEFVTDWLQKRACARTRGLGTPLPWDKKWIIESLSDSTIYMAYYTISHKIRQYQLKPSQLTYDFWNYIMLGIGDIDKISSETGISKEIIREMRNEFLYWYPLDIRHSGKDLIPNHLSFFIFNHAAIFPEELWPKAIAVNGFVLYEGKKMSKSLRNIIPLRKALRIYSPDVVRIALTSTADMGSDVNFSDSYAKSVGEILRRYYEFIKELPKYDGEGSEFANNWLKAQVSSIVLSSTKNMDNIDFRSTINDILYSFDSYLREYIDMCKADGKEPNGKLLREVIETWIKLLAPFAPHFAEEIWHELGHTTFISLEKWPTAEESSEDLYYILIHEYHKRIIEDSQKIINYYYKGKPSIVKIYVAEQELMKVLREAVQILSNGGTLKQLMEKERPSDKKLANIIRKIYELAVELDDNMKKLILGYNINEREILELGTKYMSYKLGIPVEVYDVSKLDKSKYNKEALPLKPAIIVE from the coding sequence AGGAGTTCGTTGATTTTCTAACATCAATAGCTGAAAAATGGCAGAAAGAATGGGAAAAAGCCAAAATCTTTGAAGCAAACCCAGATAGAACAAGGAATAAATTCTTTACGACAGTTGCCTTCCCATATCCTAATTCTCCATTTCACCTAGGTCATGGAAGAACTTATGTGACTTGTGATATTTACGCAAGATATATGAGAATGAAGGGTTATAACGTACTTTTCCCCATGGGATTTCATTATACTGGAACGCCGATAATTGCTATGGCTGATGATGTAGCTAAAGGAGATAAAGAGTTGATAGACATTTTCAAAAATATATATGAGATTCCAGATAATGTAATTTCAAAATTAGCTGATCCTCTCTTTATGGCTAACTATTTCAGAGATGAAATAAAGAAGGCTATGAAAGAAATAGGTTTAAGCATTGATTGGAGAAGAGAATTTACGACTATAGACCCAGAGTTCTCATCATTCATAGTATGGCAGTTTAATAAGCTACAAGAGAAAGGATATATAGTTAGAGACACACATCCAGTTGGATGGTGTCCAGTTCACCACATTCCAGTAGGAATGCATGATACTAAAGGAGATATGGAACCTGAAATTGGCGAGTTTGTATTAATTTACTTTAATAGTGATCTAGGAATTTTACCTGCTGCTACATTAAGACCAGAGACCGTGTTTGGTGCTATAGGAATATGGGTAAATCCGGATGTCACATATTCTATCATAGAATTAGATGGCAAAAAGATGATTGTTAGTGAAAGGGCCGCATTCAAATTAACTTTCCAATTTGATAATATAAAGAATTTAGGAAGTATAAAAGGTTCTGAATTAACTAAATATAAGGCTGTTAATCCAATAACTGGAAAAGAAATTCCTATAATGGCAGCTGATTTTGTTGATCCTAATGTTGCTACAGGCATAGTGATGAGTGTTCCAGCCCATGCTCCTTTCGATTATTACTATTTGAAGAAAAATAAGCAACAAGATATGCAAATAGTTTCTGTTATTCAAGTTGAAGGTCAAGGTGACACTTTAGCTAAAGATCTTGTAGAGAAGACTAATCCAAAAAACAAAGATGATCTTCAAAAATTAACTGAACAAGTTTATAGAATAGAATATAATAAGGGTAAGATGAAAGATGTGAGCTCGCTAGTAAAACCAGAATTTGTTAACTACTTTAAGTCGTTTATTGGCTTATCAGTTCCAGAGGCAAGGCAAAAAGTAACTGAGTTCTTAATAGAGAAAGGCTTAGGTAGGAAAATTTATGAAATTATGAATAGACCGGTTTATTGTAGGTGTGGTAACGAGGTTGTAGTTAAAATACTAAAGGATCAATGGTTCTTAGACTATGGTAACCCACAATGGAAGGCTTTAGCTAAAAAATTAATTTCTAATATGAAATTTATTCCGCCAGAGATAAGGAAAGATTTTGAGTTTGTCACAGATTGGTTACAAAAAAGGGCATGTGCTAGAACAAGAGGATTAGGTACGCCATTACCTTGGGATAAAAAATGGATTATTGAAAGTTTAAGTGATTCCACTATCTATATGGCCTACTATACAATTTCACATAAAATAAGGCAATATCAATTAAAACCCTCTCAACTTACTTATGATTTCTGGAATTATATAATGCTAGGTATTGGAGATATTGATAAGATTTCCAGCGAAACTGGTATATCTAAAGAAATAATTAGGGAAATGAGGAATGAATTTCTATATTGGTATCCATTAGATATACGCCATAGTGGTAAGGATTTAATTCCTAATCATTTATCGTTCTTCATATTTAATCATGCAGCAATTTTCCCAGAAGAATTATGGCCGAAAGCTATAGCAGTCAACGGTTTTGTTTTATATGAAGGAAAGAAAATGAGTAAATCATTAAGGAACATTATCCCATTAAGAAAAGCTCTGAGAATTTATAGTCCAGACGTTGTAAGAATAGCATTGACATCTACTGCCGATATGGGTTCTGATGTAAACTTTAGTGACTCTTATGCAAAGTCAGTAGGAGAAATATTAAGGAGGTATTACGAATTTATAAAGGAGTTACCTAAGTATGATGGTGAAGGTAGTGAATTTGCTAATAACTGGTTAAAGGCTCAAGTAAGTAGTATTGTACTCAGTTCTACTAAGAATATGGATAATATTGATTTTAGAAGTACTATTAATGATATATTATATTCATTTGATTCTTATTTAAGAGAATATATTGATATGTGTAAAGCCGATGGAAAAGAACCAAATGGAAAATTATTAAGAGAAGTAATAGAGACATGGATAAAACTATTAGCACCTTTTGCTCCTCACTTTGCTGAAGAAATTTGGCATGAATTAGGTCATACAACTTTCATCTCATTAGAGAAATGGCCTACAGCTGAAGAGTCATCTGAGGACTTATATTATATTTTAATCCATGAATATCATAAGAGAATAATTGAGGATTCCCAGAAGATTATAAACTATTACTATAAAGGTAAGCCTAGTATCGTAAAAATATATGTTGCAGAACAAGAATTAATGAAGGTATTGAGAGAAGCTGTGCAAATACTATCTAATGGTGGTACATTAAAGCAGTTAATGGAGAAAGAGAGACCATCAGATAAAAAACTAGCTAATATAATCAGAAAGATTTACGAACTAGCAGTAGAATTAGATGACAATATGAAAAAGTTAATCTTAGGTTATAATATTAATGAGAGAGAAATCCTTGAGTTAGGAACTAAATATATGAGTTACAAACTAGGTATACCAGTTGAAGTATATGATGTATCAAAACTAGATAAAAGTAAATATAATAAAGAAGCCTTACCTCTTAAGCCAGCTATTATTGTTGAGTAA